TAAAAAACGGTTGTTAAGGTTAATAATCTTAACTGGGATATTATATTGCAGCGCAGTCGACAGCTCTTGGATGTTCATCTGAATACTGCCATCACCCGTTACCACAACCACTTCTTCGTCTGGCTTAGCAAACTTAACCCCCATACCAGCAGGCAGACCAAAGCCCATCGTGCCTAAGCCACCAGAGTTAATCCAACGGCGTGGCTTGTTGAATGGGTAGTACAATGCTGCAAACATTTGGTGCTGGCCTACATCCGAAGCAACGTAAGCATCACCATTAGTTACTTTATGAAGTGTTTCAATAACTTGTTGTGGTTTGATGCACTCTGAAGATTTTTCATAAGCTAGGCAATCACGATCTTGCCACACCTTGATTTCACTCCACCAGCTCTCTAGAGCTTGCGCATCGTTAGTGCCGCCCTGCTCAATCAGCAGGTTAACCATGCTTTCTAGTACTTTTTCCGCAGAACCTACGATAGGCAGATCCACTTTCACGTTTTTAGAGATCGACGATGGGTCGATATCAATATGCATGATCTTTGCGTTAGGGCAATACTTATCCAGGTTATTGGTCGTACGGTCATCAAAGCGTACACCGACACCAAAGATAAGATCAGCATTATGCATCGCCATATTAGCCTCATACAAACCATGCATACCTAGCATACCCAAAGAGTTCTTATGAGTGCCAGGGAAGGCGCCAAGCCCCATTAAGGTACTTACTACGGGTAAATTCAGTGCTTCAGCTAATTTGATTAGCTGTTCATCTGCCTCAGAAATAACCGCACCACCACCGACGTAAAGTACTGGCTTCTTCGCTTCAAGAAGGGCTTTTAACGCCTTTTTAATCTGACCTTTATGACCCGTAACCGTTGGGTTGTACGAACGCATTTTGATTGTTTCTGGGTATTCATAAGGAAGCTTGATTTGTGGGTTTAAGATGTCTTTTGGCAGATCAATAACCACAGGACCGGGACGTCCTGTCGTTGAAATATAGAATGCTTTTTTAACGACTTCAGGGATATCTTCCGCTTTCTTAACTAAGAAGCTGTGTTTAACGATCGGGCGTGATACACCCACGATGTCACACTCTTGGAAAGCGTCGTTACCAATAAGGTTATTTGGTACGTTACCAGAAATAACAATCATTGGAATTGAGTCCATGTAGGCTGTTGCAATACCAGTAACGGTATTGGTCGCACCTGGACCAGAACACACAAGTACTACACCCGGTTTACCGGTAGAACGAGTATAGCCATCTGCCATGTGGGTAGCGGCTTGTTCGTGTCGTACTAATACGTGTTTAATTTCAGCAGTTTTAGCATGCAGCGCATCGTAGATATCAAGTACAGAACCACCCGGGTAACCAAAGATTTGTTCTACACCCTCTTCAATTAGAGACTGCACCACCATCTCAGCGCCGGATAACATTGCTGTTTCAGGTTTTGTTGTCATATTGCTCTCCTCACCAGTTTCCAATCATATTTGGTGAACATGTTGGGCTGGTTTTTCATAGTCTAGGGCTTATTCGTAGCCTAATTCGAAATACTTCCACTTTTTCGGCTATGGCTGTCTGTCGTGATAACAACAAACAGTAATACGAAACAACTTTAACGCTTTATTATCATCTGGTCTAACACCTGTTATTCGGCCACTGTGCCAAAAAACCAACTATTAGCTCAAAGCATTAAAGAAAACCCACCACAGACCTCAATGATAGATTTAAACACTGGTTACCAGACAAAAAAAGCATTTAATATTTCAACAGATCGCTATTTATCGATTAACAGCGAGCTTTCTGGCGTGCGTTTTCGCACATTGTGCGTGTCATTAGATACAAAAAATCCCCCTAAAAATGCAATCACATCCGTAGGGGGATTTTTAAACAACTGAAAATTTATCTAAGCAGAAAACTACTTATCTTTTGGCTTTTCATTGTACATTTCTTCGATTTCGTCTTGATACTTATCGTTGATAACTTTACGACGCAATTTTTGAGTTGGTGTCAGCTCACCATCATCCATAGAAAATGCTTTTGGTAGCAGTTTGAATTTCTTCACTTGCTCAAACTTAGCCAGTTCTTGCTGTAGGTCATTCACACGCTTTTCTAGCATCTCGACGATTTGGTGATGCTTAACAAGCTCAACGCGATCGTGATACTTGATATTAAGCTCTTTGGCATACTCTTCTAGTGAGTCATAACAAGGAACAATCAGCGCAGAAACGAATTTGCGCGTATCAGCGATAACAGCAATCTGTTCGATAAAGTGATCTTTACCAATCGCGCCTTCAACCACTTGCGGTGCAATGTACTTACCACCAGAGGTTTTCATCAGCTCTTTGATACGATCGGTAATGAACAGGTTACCATTTTCATCAAAATGACCCGCATCACCAGTTTTCAAGAAACCGTGCTCATCAAACGTCTTAGCCGTCTCTTCAGGCATCTTGTAGTAGCCACGCATCACCATTGGACCACGAACAAGAATCTCGTCCTTCGCACCAATTTTTACTTCTGCGCCCGGCATCGACATACCAATCGAATCAGGGTTAAAACAGCGGTCATCCCAACAAGATACTGTTGCTGTGGTTTCTGTCATGCCGTAACCAAGTTTTACGTTGATACCGATAGCATGGAAGAAACGACCAATCGTCTCATCAAGCTTTGCGCCACCACATGGCATAAAGTTGATGTTGCCACCTAGTAGAGCGCGCAGTTTAGATAGCACAAGCTTATCGGCTAGCGCATGGCTCTTTTTCAGCATTAACGATGGAGTACGACCTTCCTGGTGACAAACTGAAAGCTTTGCTCCCATGTTCACCGCCCAAGTAAATAGCACTTTACGAATAAATGGCGCTTTAGATACCTTCTCGTGAATCGCAGAGAAGATCTTCTCATAGAAACGTGGAACCGCACACATTACTGTTGGTTTCACATCGCTTAACGCATCACGCACTTGCATCGTGTCTTGCAGGTAGCAGTTGGTTGCGCCTTTATAGAGAACGTAGAACGTCCAAGCACGCTCAAATACGTGTGACAGAGGTAGGAAACACAGTGAGACATCGTCTTTGCTTAGGCTAAGGCGCTCATCGTGGCCTTCTAACTGGTAGCCAATATTGGTGTAATCAAGCATTACGCCTTTTGGCTGACCTGTGGTACCAGAGGTATAGATAAGAGTCAGTAAGTCGTCCATGCTTGCATCAGCAAGACGCATGTCAAGTTCAGCTTGTTGTGCTTCAACGCCACGCGCCATGAAGTCAGTCCACGATTCTGCAAAGTTGTGGCCTTGAAGGTCAATGTCATCAGACATAGCAACAACCACTTCTAACTGTTCGCACTCTTCAAACAGGCTAACAGCCGCATCGAATTGAACCTGTTCGCCAACGAATAAGATCTTCACATCTGCGTTTTGGATGATGTAAGAAGACTGTGCTGCTGTGTTCGTCGGATAAATCGGCACAGTCACAAGACGCGCTTGTAAAGATGCAAAATCTGCCACTGTCCATTGAGGCATATTATTCGAATAGATACCGATCTTATCCTGAACTCTCAGTCCTTGAGCCAACAGTGCTAATGAAAGCGTATCGATTTGTTGTCCAAACTGTTCCCAGCTAATGCCTTGCCATACATTGTCTACTTTGTGCTTCAAAGCTGTACGGTTGCCGCCTTGGGCAATTTGGTCACGAAGTCTTTTTACGATATGAAAATCTAAATTGGCCATCTCTTTACCTTTGGCTTACACCTGTAAGCTTTTTTGAGCGCACAAGTGTACCTCTGATCATGGAAAAGGCAACTGATGAAGCTCAAAGTTATAAGTAATAGTACGTCTCACGCTAAATTTTCTATCAACAAAAATAGCAGGTACAAAAAAGCCCCAAGCCAGACTCCTAGCTTAGGGCTTATAAAACATAGGGATTAGTGTCTAGTTAAGTGCCACGACTTCACCACAGATCATCATTAACTGATCTCGTAACCAAATGTGTCCTTTGTCCTTTTCACTTGATTCGTGCCAGCTTAGGAAGCCAGAAATAGCCGCATTATCGAATGGGAAATCTAGAATCTGAAGCTGCTCTTTATTTGCTGCATGCTCTACCATCCAACGAGGAGCAATCGTTACTAGTTCAGATTGACCAACAACGTAAAGAACGTTACTCAAGCTCGTACCTTCATAGAAAGGCGTGCAATCTAGGTCACGGTAAGCTTGCTCAGAGAAGCTACGTTGACCATGGATGCGAGACAGTTTTGCGTGTTTTTCGTTAAGCAGCTCTGCCGCAGAAACTTCACCGTTGATGCGTGGGTGAGAAGCAGAAGCAACCACAACTAATTCATCTTGGAAGATTTCAGTGCTTGAGAAGCCTTGCTCATCAAAACGAGCGTAATCAATAACGAAGTCGATTTCTTGGTAGCGCATGCGCTCTGAAAGTTGACGATCGAATTCAGCATCCATGTGCAGTTTAACGCTAGGTGCTTGGTCATTGATTGTCGACATAATCTTAGGAGCAAAACGCATGTCACAAGGGCTGCAAATCGCAAGTTTGAACAGGCGAGAAGACGACTCTGGAGAGAACACAGAACTTGGTAGTTCGTTGCGTACTAACTGTAGCGCTTGGCGGATTGGACCAAACAGCTGGCGAGCACGTTGAGTCGGTTGAATACCACGACCTTGACGCATGAATAGTTCGTCGTTAAACATCACTTTTAGACGAGCA
This region of Vibrio sp. BS-M-Sm-2 genomic DNA includes:
- a CDS encoding long-chain fatty acid--CoA ligase gives rise to the protein MANLDFHIVKRLRDQIAQGGNRTALKHKVDNVWQGISWEQFGQQIDTLSLALLAQGLRVQDKIGIYSNNMPQWTVADFASLQARLVTVPIYPTNTAAQSSYIIQNADVKILFVGEQVQFDAAVSLFEECEQLEVVVAMSDDIDLQGHNFAESWTDFMARGVEAQQAELDMRLADASMDDLLTLIYTSGTTGQPKGVMLDYTNIGYQLEGHDERLSLSKDDVSLCFLPLSHVFERAWTFYVLYKGATNCYLQDTMQVRDALSDVKPTVMCAVPRFYEKIFSAIHEKVSKAPFIRKVLFTWAVNMGAKLSVCHQEGRTPSLMLKKSHALADKLVLSKLRALLGGNINFMPCGGAKLDETIGRFFHAIGINVKLGYGMTETTATVSCWDDRCFNPDSIGMSMPGAEVKIGAKDEILVRGPMVMRGYYKMPEETAKTFDEHGFLKTGDAGHFDENGNLFITDRIKELMKTSGGKYIAPQVVEGAIGKDHFIEQIAVIADTRKFVSALIVPCYDSLEEYAKELNIKYHDRVELVKHHQIVEMLEKRVNDLQQELAKFEQVKKFKLLPKAFSMDDGELTPTQKLRRKVINDKYQDEIEEMYNEKPKDK
- a CDS encoding acetolactate synthase 3 large subunit; its protein translation is MTTKPETAMLSGAEMVVQSLIEEGVEQIFGYPGGSVLDIYDALHAKTAEIKHVLVRHEQAATHMADGYTRSTGKPGVVLVCSGPGATNTVTGIATAYMDSIPMIVISGNVPNNLIGNDAFQECDIVGVSRPIVKHSFLVKKAEDIPEVVKKAFYISTTGRPGPVVIDLPKDILNPQIKLPYEYPETIKMRSYNPTVTGHKGQIKKALKALLEAKKPVLYVGGGAVISEADEQLIKLAEALNLPVVSTLMGLGAFPGTHKNSLGMLGMHGLYEANMAMHNADLIFGVGVRFDDRTTNNLDKYCPNAKIMHIDIDPSSISKNVKVDLPIVGSAEKVLESMVNLLIEQGGTNDAQALESWWSEIKVWQDRDCLAYEKSSECIKPQQVIETLHKVTNGDAYVASDVGQHQMFAALYYPFNKPRRWINSGGLGTMGFGLPAGMGVKFAKPDEEVVVVTGDGSIQMNIQELSTALQYNIPVKIINLNNRFLGMVKQWQDIVYQGRHSNSYMDSVPDFAAIAEAYGHVGMRISSPDELESGLEKALAMKDRLVFVDISVDDTEHVYPMQIKGEGMDNMWLSKTERT
- the leuO gene encoding transcriptional regulator LeuO, with product MLEKKDAMSAIASYRMESTLRGVDLNLLTVFDAVMQEQNITRAAHNLGMSQPAVSNAVARLKVMFNDELFMRQGRGIQPTQRARQLFGPIRQALQLVRNELPSSVFSPESSSRLFKLAICSPCDMRFAPKIMSTINDQAPSVKLHMDAEFDRQLSERMRYQEIDFVIDYARFDEQGFSSTEIFQDELVVVASASHPRINGEVSAAELLNEKHAKLSRIHGQRSFSEQAYRDLDCTPFYEGTSLSNVLYVVGQSELVTIAPRWMVEHAANKEQLQILDFPFDNAAISGFLSWHESSEKDKGHIWLRDQLMMICGEVVALN